One Myxococcota bacterium genomic window, TGAAACGCTCCGCGTCCGGGACCTTGAAGTGCTCCACACGGTCCGCGCCGCGCAGCCAGCGGAAGCGCTCGAGCTCGACGAACAGGTTCGCATTGTGCGCCGCGGCACGCGCATGACGGCAGCGTGAGCAGTGACACAGCACGATCGAGCGGGCGATGGGGCGTGGGGTCTCATAGGCGACGGCTCCGCAAAGGCAGCCGCCGCGAACGGCCTCGGGGGTGGGCTCCGTCTTGCGCGGCGACGGCACCGCGTCGCCCCAGCCCGGCGGGTACGCCTCGAACTGTGGCTGTGAGTCGGGGATCGTGTACCAGGGCGCCTTCGAGCCGACGAAGTAGTGCGGCAACGGGGCGAGCTTCGGGTCCTCGTTGAGCAGCCCGGCCGGCACGTAGGCCCGGTCGCCCTGCTCGGGCACCGCGGGCGTGGCCGACCCGCA contains:
- a CDS encoding GFA family protein — encoded protein: CLCGDVAFEISGPVEGLCHCHCSMCRKSHGAAFASFVAASKRDFRWLRGTDRVRRYESSPGAFRAFCARCGSATPAVPEQGDRAYVPAGLLNEDPKLAPLPHYFVGSKAPWYTIPDSQPQFEAYPPGWGDAVPSPRKTEPTPEAVRGGCLCGAVAYETPRPIARSIVLCHCSRCRHARAAAHNANLFVELERFRWLRGADRVEHFKVPDAERFTQAFCRDCGSKVPNVRMRAVIPAGSLDDDPGVRPALHIFVASKAPWFEIADDLPRYDEDTPRTS